One Miscanthus floridulus cultivar M001 chromosome 11, ASM1932011v1, whole genome shotgun sequence DNA window includes the following coding sequences:
- the LOC136491708 gene encoding MICOS complex subunit MIC60, mitochondrial-like: MLRRFMRDLRPLRSLARVPRPISGESPTFLKSRSNSTKAAPKSSTQNAAPGPQGQPSHLGSNVSKLVLGTLVVGAAAMGAHQLGYIDLQFKDKKLPFSLKKEDAVKVYEDLKIPSEQKVDQTQNVSVPNTEIVQEGNNEANTPKDVRNDRVGAPEVPTNGDQPVPAKEKKSETLAHETHQAPDEHGSDTKMPSEDSPAVELKTVPIDDNESGEVPHEQQTDKIDSTVPPVQSTPTTVSTYDHPTDPDAPKDLTGAVAVEQKSLAETYLLQDEPDVSKDATIKEKRSDEVVREKTSEDGKIVLDIIEAIHAAEKKQADVDAYMYSEERRKLKEKYEKELKDTRARELMYAEEAAILDKELKKEKLKNAAAIKELQEKAEQKLQDELQRKDEETSQQIEKAQEIAKAGLAAAVAKEKASQIEQIAEANLNIDALCMAFYARSEEARQSHSVHKLALGTLALEHALSSGSPIRSEVELLRKSVEGIDKDSLLELALSSLPEDVLDYGSDTRMGLKQKFNSLKETIRHFSLLPAGGGGILAHAVARVASSIKIKDDNSGDGIESLINKVESLIVDGDLSTAADALEQGLHGTEAEEIATEWVKQARKRAIAEQTLALLHACTSSTTFS, translated from the exons AGTCCAACATTCCTTAAATCTAGAAGCAACTCCACAAAGGCAGCTCCAAAGAGTTCTACACAAAATGCTGCCCCAGGTCCTCAAGGACAACCTTCTCATTTGGGAAGTAATGTTTCAAAGCTTGTTCTTGGAACTCTTGTGGTTGGTGCAGCAGCTATGGGTGCACATCAACTTGGTTATATAGATCTTCAATTTAAGGACAAGAAATTGCCTTTTAGCTTAAAGAAGGAAGATGCTGTAAAGGTGTATGAAGATCTGAAGATTCCTTCTGAACAGAAGGTTGACCAGACACAAAACGTGTCAGTACCAAACACTGAGATTGTTCAAGAGGGTAATAATGAGGCTAATACTCCAAAGGATGTTCGAAATGACAGGGTGGGGGCACCAGAGGTTCCAACCAATGGGGATCAGCCTGTTCCTGCAAAGGAAAAGAAATCAGAAACCCTAGCCCATGAGACACATCAAGCTCCAGATGAACATGGATCTGATACTAAAATGCCATCTGAAGATTCTCCAGCAGTTGAGCTAAAGACAGTTCCCATCGATGATAATGAATCTGGTGAAGTTCCTCATGAACAGCAAACTGATAAGATAGACAGCACAGTTCCTCCTGTACAGTCAACCCCAACAACAGTTAGTACTTATGATCACCCCACAGATCCAGATGCACCAAAG GATCTCACTGGAGCTGTTGCTGTTGAACAGAAATCTCTTGCTGAGACATATTTACTGCAAGATGAACCTGATGTTTCAAAAGATGCA ACCATTAAGGAAAAAAGAAGTGATGAAGTTGTTCGTGAAAAAACTTCTGAAGATGGTAAGATTGTACTTGATATCATTGAGGCTATTCATGCTGCCGAAAAGAAGCAGGCAGATGTAGATGCATACATGTATTCAGAAGAGAGAAGAAAGTTGAAG GAGAAGTATGAAAAGGAGCTGAAAGACACCAGGGCAAGGGAACTAATGTATGCAGAGGAGGCAGCAATTCTCGATAAG GAGCTAAAGAAAGAGAAACTGAAGAATGCTGCTGCAATAAAGGAACTGCAAGAAAAGGCTGAACAAAAATTGCAGGATGAGCTGCAGAGGAAG GATGAAGAAACAAGCCAACAAATTGAGAAGGCTCAAGAGATAGCAAAAGCTGGACTGGCTGCTGCTGTTGCAAAAGAGAAAGCATCCCAGATTGAACAGATCGCTGAAGCAAACCTCAAT ATTGATGCGCTGTGTATGGCATTCTATGCACGATCTGAAGAAGCTAGGCAGAGTCATTCAGTTCATAAGCTTGCTCTG GGCACTCTTGCTTTGGAACACGCTTTATCCAGTGGATCACCAATCCGGTCAGAAGTGGAGCTATTGCGTAAATCTGTTGAAGGCATTGACAAAGATTCACTGTTAGAATTGGCTCTTTCGTCGCTCCCGGAAGATGTTTTAGATTATGGATCAGATACACGGATGGGGTTGAAGCAAAAG TTTAACTCCTTGAAGGAAACTATCAGACATTTCAGCCTTCTACCAGCAGGTGGTGGTGGAATCCTGGCACATGCTGTTGCTCGTGTTGCTTCTTCAATCAAG ATTAAAGACGATAACTCTGGAGATGGCATTGAGTCTCTTATAAACAAAGTAGAAAGCTTGATTGTGGATGGAGACTTGAGTACAGCAGCTGATGCCTTGGAGCAAGGATTACATGGAACTGAAGCAGAGGAGATAGCTACCGAGTGGGTGAAGCAAGCCAGGAAGCGCGCCATTGCGGAGCAGACACTTGCGCTCCTTCACGCTTGTACTTCTTCGACCACGTTCTCATGA